The following are encoded in a window of Halosolutus halophilus genomic DNA:
- the nosZ gene encoding TAT-dependent nitrous-oxide reductase, with product MTDTPTSTDRDRTETDATTAGADREPLFDRIPRRDFMKAGAAAGAMGSFAGCTGLLSDDDLPSAADVGATVEPGEHDDYYAFLSGGHSGEIRVYGIPSMRQLMRIPVFNTESARGYGYDDRTSEMLEDAGGYSWGDTHHPRISQTDNDYDGRWAFVNDKANGRMARIDLTYFETDAIVDIPNQQGTHGACCLLPDTKYVFGVGEFRVPMPNDGRDLDDPDSYTSTIAAIDPETMNVEWEVLVDGNMDNGDGGKEGRWFFATGYNSESGVSESEMSSSDTDWVKAFDVPAIEEAVEAGEYEEIGGVPVVDGTRGSALNSGDRPVVRYVDVPKSPHGVSVTPDGAYAIASGKLDPTCSVIDIETLADADDPNEAIVGQPRVGMGPLHTAYDGRGHAYTTLFIDSQVAKWDIEAAVEAEPGSEEPVIEKIDVHYNPGHLIAAESYTADPQGDWLVSLNKLSKDRFLPVGPMHPENDQLIYIGDDDAGMKLVKDTPSYAEPHDASIVSADKLDPAKVYDPEDYDEEFVGPDESEVVREDGRVHVKMYSVRNEFGFEDVTVQEGDEVTVTVTNVEETPDLLHALAIPEHDVNLKLAPQETREVTFTADEPGVYWMYCAFFCSALHLEMRSRLIVEPAE from the coding sequence ATGACCGACACACCCACTTCGACCGATCGAGACCGGACCGAGACCGACGCGACGACCGCTGGGGCCGATCGAGAGCCGCTGTTCGACCGCATTCCCCGACGCGACTTCATGAAGGCCGGCGCGGCAGCCGGCGCGATGGGGTCGTTCGCCGGCTGTACGGGGCTGCTCAGCGACGACGACCTCCCGTCGGCGGCGGACGTCGGCGCGACCGTCGAACCCGGTGAACACGACGACTACTACGCGTTTCTCTCCGGCGGTCACTCCGGCGAGATCCGCGTCTACGGCATTCCCTCGATGCGTCAGCTGATGCGCATCCCCGTGTTCAACACCGAGAGTGCCCGCGGCTACGGCTACGACGATCGGACCAGCGAGATGCTGGAGGACGCGGGTGGCTACTCGTGGGGTGACACTCACCACCCGCGTATCAGCCAGACGGACAACGACTACGACGGCCGCTGGGCGTTCGTCAACGACAAGGCGAACGGCCGCATGGCCCGCATCGACCTGACGTACTTCGAGACGGACGCCATCGTCGACATTCCGAACCAGCAGGGGACCCACGGGGCCTGCTGTCTGCTCCCCGATACGAAGTACGTCTTCGGCGTCGGCGAGTTCCGCGTCCCGATGCCGAACGACGGGCGCGACCTCGACGATCCCGACAGCTACACCTCGACCATCGCCGCGATCGATCCCGAGACGATGAACGTCGAGTGGGAAGTGTTGGTCGACGGCAACATGGACAACGGCGACGGCGGCAAGGAGGGTCGCTGGTTCTTCGCGACGGGCTACAACAGCGAGAGCGGGGTTTCCGAGAGCGAGATGTCTTCGTCCGACACCGACTGGGTGAAGGCCTTCGACGTCCCCGCGATCGAGGAGGCCGTCGAGGCCGGCGAGTACGAGGAGATCGGCGGCGTTCCGGTCGTCGACGGCACTCGGGGCAGCGCGCTGAACAGCGGCGACCGCCCGGTCGTCCGGTACGTGGACGTGCCGAAGAGTCCACACGGGGTGAGCGTCACGCCCGACGGGGCCTACGCGATCGCGAGCGGGAAACTCGACCCGACCTGTTCGGTGATCGACATCGAGACGCTGGCGGACGCCGACGATCCGAACGAGGCGATCGTTGGTCAGCCCCGCGTCGGGATGGGACCGCTGCACACCGCCTACGACGGCCGGGGCCACGCCTACACGACGCTGTTCATCGACTCGCAGGTCGCCAAGTGGGACATCGAGGCGGCCGTCGAGGCCGAACCGGGCTCCGAGGAACCGGTGATCGAGAAGATCGACGTCCACTACAACCCGGGCCACCTGATCGCCGCGGAGTCCTACACGGCCGACCCGCAGGGCGACTGGCTGGTCTCGCTCAACAAGCTCTCGAAAGACCGGTTCCTCCCGGTCGGACCGATGCACCCGGAGAACGACCAGCTGATCTACATCGGGGACGACGACGCGGGGATGAAACTCGTCAAGGACACCCCGTCGTACGCCGAGCCACACGACGCGTCGATCGTGAGTGCGGACAAGCTCGACCCCGCAAAGGTCTACGATCCCGAGGACTACGACGAGGAGTTCGTCGGGCCGGACGAGAGCGAGGTCGTCCGCGAGGACGGTCGGGTGCACGTGAAGATGTACTCGGTGCGAAACGAGTTCGGCTTCGAGGACGTCACCGTCCAGGAGGGCGACGAGGTGACGGTTACCGTCACGAACGTCGAGGAGACGCCCGACCTGCTGCACGCGCTGGCGATCCCCGAGCACGACGTCAACCTGAAACTCGCCCCGCAGGAGACGCGCGAGGTGACGTTCACGGCCGACGAACCGGGCGTCTACTGGATGTACTGTGCGTTCTTCTGTAGCGCACTGCACCTCGAGATGCGCTCGCGACTGATCGTCGAACCCGCGGAGTGA
- a CDS encoding PaaI family thioesterase produces the protein MGPDQPDSIEDYDELEQLLQGYIEEYQEFLLWIGTTVDDIGPGTMTLSIPYDDKLTNVRPYADEDARPDIHGGIAATLIDTAGGFVLRTELENPIAVSIATINLNVNYLQPATGDLTATADVIRVGGTVGVSEVTVESTTPDGETRAVATGQGAYRIFRQE, from the coding sequence ATGGGCCCGGACCAACCGGATTCGATCGAGGATTACGACGAACTCGAACAGCTGTTGCAGGGCTACATCGAGGAGTACCAGGAGTTCCTCTTGTGGATCGGCACGACCGTCGACGACATCGGTCCCGGAACGATGACGCTCTCGATCCCGTACGACGACAAACTGACGAACGTCCGGCCCTACGCCGACGAGGACGCGCGACCGGACATCCACGGCGGGATCGCGGCGACGCTCATCGACACCGCCGGCGGGTTCGTCCTCCGGACCGAACTCGAGAACCCGATCGCCGTGAGCATCGCCACGATCAACCTGAACGTCAATTACCTCCAGCCCGCGACGGGCGATCTCACGGCGACGGCCGACGTGATCCGCGTCGGCGGCACCGTCGGCGTCAGCGAGGTAACGGTCGAGAGCACGACCCCCGACGGCGAGACGCGAGCGGTCGCGACCGGGCAGGGCGCGTATCGGATCTTCCGACAGGAGTGA
- a CDS encoding lipoate--protein ligase family protein: MHVFRGRAGTIEADRDVSRRLLSVAGDGESAVRVWIPHRQVAFGRRDARRDGYDDAREAAREHGFPPVERTVGGRAVAYDGATTIAFARAEPIDDFREGTDERYDRLAAALERTLGGFGLDIERGEPDDAFCPGTHSLSAIDAQGRRRKLVGIAQRVQRGAALVAGILLVANRDELASALDAVYDALAVPLAPSSVGSVRAAGGPGDPDRLRTAVEDALVGDDPGPIAVEDVGDHAGGHDDESHAGSGHDDDSDHAGGDR; the protein is encoded by the coding sequence ATGCACGTGTTCCGGGGGCGGGCGGGGACGATCGAGGCGGATCGCGACGTGAGCCGGCGACTCCTCTCGGTCGCGGGCGACGGCGAGTCCGCGGTTCGCGTCTGGATCCCCCACCGGCAGGTCGCGTTCGGCCGCCGAGACGCGCGCCGCGACGGATACGACGACGCCCGGGAGGCCGCCAGGGAGCACGGCTTCCCACCCGTCGAGCGCACCGTGGGCGGCCGGGCCGTCGCCTACGACGGCGCGACGACTATCGCGTTCGCCCGCGCCGAACCGATCGACGATTTTCGGGAGGGGACCGACGAGCGGTACGATCGCCTCGCGGCCGCACTGGAGCGTACCCTCGGCGGGTTCGGCCTCGATATCGAACGGGGTGAACCCGACGACGCGTTCTGTCCCGGGACCCACTCGCTCTCGGCGATCGACGCGCAGGGGCGACGGCGGAAACTCGTCGGGATCGCTCAGCGGGTCCAGCGCGGGGCCGCCCTCGTCGCCGGCATTCTGCTCGTGGCCAACCGAGACGAACTCGCGAGCGCCCTCGATGCCGTCTACGACGCGCTCGCGGTGCCGCTGGCGCCCTCGTCGGTCGGGAGCGTTCGGGCCGCGGGCGGGCCGGGGGATCCGGATCGGCTCCGAACCGCGGTCGAAGACGCGCTCGTCGGGGACGACCCCGGACCGATCGCCGTCGAGGACGTCGGCGATCACGCCGGCGGTCACGACGATGAGAGTCACGCCGGCAGCGGTCACGACGACGACAGCGATCACGCCGGCGGCGATCGGTGA
- a CDS encoding DUF7529 family protein has protein sequence MSDEESAPTTAPEWAELLADATAIADEYRGHGWEAVVLEPGDVEPIESDDRVGLRVAVSPDEYDLVESVVGSDDGRFGSAEVYYRPADGADRRFALAVERDETSETAILVPLTYSISDARSVLERALHEEELLLHVRPESAAEWVVFSHDDPSLFLEESDVRAWSED, from the coding sequence ATGAGCGACGAGGAGAGCGCACCCACGACGGCACCGGAGTGGGCGGAACTGCTGGCGGACGCGACTGCGATCGCCGACGAGTACCGGGGGCACGGCTGGGAGGCCGTCGTGCTCGAGCCAGGTGACGTCGAACCGATCGAGAGCGACGACCGGGTTGGACTTCGCGTCGCGGTGTCGCCGGACGAGTACGATCTCGTCGAGTCCGTCGTCGGCAGCGACGACGGTCGCTTCGGGTCGGCCGAGGTGTACTATCGCCCGGCCGACGGTGCTGACCGGCGGTTCGCGCTCGCGGTCGAGCGCGACGAGACGAGCGAAACGGCGATTCTCGTCCCGCTGACGTACTCGATCTCGGACGCGCGATCGGTCCTCGAGCGGGCACTCCACGAGGAGGAACTGCTGCTCCACGTTCGGCCGGAATCGGCCGCGGAGTGGGTCGTCTTCTCGCACGACGACCCGTCGCTGTTCCTCGAGGAGTCGGACGTTCGCGCGTGGAGCGAGGACTAG